AACTAGGAACTAAATGGAAGCAAAAGGGtgaaaacagggagggactaacctGAACTTCTCCAataatttaaattttatttaactaggcaagtcagttaagaacaaattcttattttcaatgacagcctaggaacagtgggttaactgccttgttcaggggcaggatgacagatttttaccttgtcagctcggggattcaatcttgcaaccttccagttactagtccaacactaaccactaggctacctgccgccccaatgcccATTATCACTGCAAAACTttgtctgttgcaaaatgttttgctacgctTTACCATGGTGTGCACTAATGAGTACAgcccctatatataggaccttMCACCCCCACCtgggatgcctgatgaagacctaagggtggAAACGTTGTAAATAAAtttcacctgggagcatgagcagcagtgtgcagtgttttcCTTCCTGTTTTCCATGAGTTTACCTACAACTCCATCACCTGCGGAAACTACCTGGAYGTGtgtatgttcttcagcttttgtacACTAACGAATACACGCATGCTGATGTCTTTCTGAGTGCAGGTGCAGTCCCGCTGATAGACTACAGATGGCAGTGTGACTCCCTTTGAGTGTGACTTGCCACAGGGCAGCCTCCAGTGCTCTTAGTGGAATGAAAAAAGTGCCAGTACTcacttacattttttacaaaaaattGTGTTATGCCATTTCGCAGATGCTTTTCTCATGAAAGATGTTACCATGGCAGCACTTCTCATGAAAGATGTTACCGTGGCAGCTCTTCTCATGAAAGATGTTACCATGGCAGCACTTCTCATGAAAGATGTTACCGTGGCAGCTCTTCTCATGAAAGATGTTACCGTGGCAGCTCTTCTCATGATAGACGTTACCGTGGCAGCATTTCTCATGAGAGATGTTACCGTGGCAGCACTTCTCCATGAGTGAAGGATGACCAGCAGAGGCTTGACCTTTCCCAGAACCTCCAGGAATGACCGCGACCTCTGACACGAGCCTGACTCCTGACACCAGGTTGACCTCCGCTGCTCTTGGGCTGCATCACTGACCAAAGGCAAACAAAGAACACACCCAGAGATATCATGGCACGGTCTCTACAACGCACAGAGCTGTATGTAATGAGTGTGTACGTCATCGCTAGGTAAGGTATGTATGTTTTATTTCACGTCTGAATAGGATGCTGGTCCTATATTAGAGACATACCTCTACCGTTCTTCACTTCTGAACTCTTGAATGGTGCACGCCTCCCCTCGTTGTGGATGTCCTGATGGACATGTTGCTTAGCAACCAACAGCTCAGCACTCAGAGGTTGCTCAGAAGGGTCAGCCGTTTGGTCAGCAGGTAGGGTCATGACRTCTGCAGGTGCttggttctgctctgttctgaggTGGTCCAAACGGGACACACACAGCAGATACTCCTCATACACACTCAGGCCCTCTGACACCCAGCCGTTGGCTCCCCAATCTAGATGTTCACCCTCTAGTGCGACCCTACAGGATTCATAAGGTATGATACTACTGGTTCCCTCAAGGCCTGTTTTTGGGTCCTCCTTCTCCGCCACCGCCTTCTCCTCTTCGTGTTCCTGCATTCCCAAAACTCTGTCTTCTCTMTCTCCACAACCCCCTTCCCTTGATATGAGGTCATGGGTTCTGGATAAAGGACCATATCCAGGCAACCATAGGATAGTGTCACTGTCCACTGAGGAGCAACAGGTTGTAACggtactgtctctgtctcttaggCTCTCACTGATGGAAACACCATCTCTCCCCTCAGGTTGAGGAGCTATTGGTTTGTGGGTAGTCTGGTCTGCCTGASGGTTGTCTAGACCAAGGAAACGTGGTTGGTCATTGTTATCCTCTTGTGGCCCAGAGGACA
This portion of the Salvelinus sp. IW2-2015 linkage group LG15, ASM291031v2, whole genome shotgun sequence genome encodes:
- the LOC111974794 gene encoding uncharacterized protein, translated to MNDLKCRFSDFTVHSLRIVVLQSSAAAEGPEWRDFWHGYDWRANEEQRKDGTVGMQTGSDGVVHMILGVATGSEGVTSGSERSVVLGLTVSVSRGSSLEMDPGLLEDSLLTEQQKLRHVLDWAKNFLGTSQDGHNLSRTSPSSPRXYSTSAAPRLEVDGRAAVCPLGTFHNLVRSRSVRENMVGQSEPLTRLPYTTPLPCHTLSHTSGGREFSGPEFKENPGHKELVLSSGPQEDNNDQPRFLGLDNXQADQTTHKPIAPQPEGRDGVSISESLRDRDSTVTTCCSSVDSDTILWLPGYGPLSRTHDLISREGGCGXREDRVLGMQEHEEEKAVAEKEDPKTGLEGTSSIIPYESCRVALEGEHLDWGANGWVSEGLSVYEEYLLCVSRLDHLRTEQNQAPADVMTLPADQTADPSEQPLSAELLVAKQHVHQDIHNEGRRAPFKSSEVKNGRVMQPKSSGGQPGVRSQARVRGRGHSWRFWERSSLCWSSFTHGEVLPR